TTAGAGGCCTGGGTGCTTGTCAGCCAGACCAATGAGCAGCTTGCCAGAGCCTCGGTCAGCGGCTATAATCGAGCCTGCGCCGCAGGCGGGTGTAACTCAGCGGTAGAGTGCCTGCTTCCCAAGCAGGGAGTCGTGGGTTCGAATCCCATCACCCGCTCCACCTGTTGGCCAGCCGCCGCCGCCCCGCCCTGCGGGGCCATGTGCCTCTGCGCCGGTCAGCCGCTCGTCATGGACTCCGCCTTGCGGAGCGCCAGACCGTCCCGCAGGCTTGTCGCGGGCTGCCAGCCCAGGCGCGAACAGCGGCTACTGACGCCCGAGACTATTGCGGATCAACGCGAGACGACCGCGGGGTCTCATTCGGGGACGTAGCGCTAACGCTGGCCTTCTTGTGGGCCAGATGCGCCCGCAGGACGAGCCAGCCGACAAGTATGCCGAGGCCAAAAAGGACAAAGGGGATGGCCCACAGCGCCGACTCTTCGCGGGCTACCGCCGCCAGGGTGGCGCCGAAGCCCAGGCGCAGCGCGTACCCCACCGTCAGGACAACGACGCCCCACAACGCCGCTGTCCCCACCACACACACCGCGAACGTGGCAAAGGGGATGCGAAACAGCCCCGACGCCGCATTCGTAACGAACAAGAGCCCGGGCGTCAGCCGGCCAACGATGACAGCCCTGGCGCCCCATCGCTGCATCCGCATCTCCAGGCCGTCCAGCCGTGAAAGGGTAAGCCCCACGTAGTGGCCGTGACGCCTGATGAACGGACGCCCGCCCAGTCGGACCGCCCAGTACGACACCGATGCGCCCAGCAGACTGCCCAGCAGCAGCATGCCGAAGACGAGAGGCACGCGCGACCCGTCGTAGCCCGCCACCAGCAGCAGGCCGTCCGTAGCCACGGGGATGGGCATGCCTATCTCACCAACGGCTATCAGCAGGAGAAGGGCAAAGGGGCCTTTGTCCAGGAGAAAGGCAACCGTGTCCGCGGCAACGCGCAGGAAGTCCGGCATAGAACTAGTACCTACTTGCGAAAAAGGGCGGTATCATCAACCGCTCATGGTTCGACAAGCTCAGGGTGAGCGGGGTTGGGTTCGGCTGTGTGTACGCTGATTTCTGCAACTAAGTACTATCCCTGCCGCTTGAGCGCCGGCGCAATAAGGGAACCGAGGCCGGACACCCGCGCCTGATACGTCTCCAGCATGCGGGCTACCGCCTCTCGGGTGACTACCTGCGTGGGAAACGAGGCCGGGGGCGCCGCCGGGGTCGGCGCGGCGGGCGGCGGAGCGCTGCTCGTGGCCCATAGAGACGCCGTCATGAGCGCGACCATCGCCACGGCCAGCCCGCTCAAGCGCAGCGCGTGGCTTCGGCCCGCTGCGGCGCTGTCCAGGCCGAGCTGATACGACAGGATGCGCCATACGTAGTCGGTGCAATAGACGCCGGTGGAGCGCCACAGGCTCCGCATGTACCCCCGCCCGGACGTGGTCACCCGCATCTCGGGCGCATAGACCACACGGCCAAGCCGACGCAGCCGGAGGCACAGGTCCACGTCCTCGCCGTAGCGGAGAGCCACGTTGAAGCCGCCCACCGCGCGGAACGCGTCCGCGCGCACGGCGTAGTTATTACCACAGAAGTTCCACGCGGAGGGCACGCACCAGGCGAGCACGGGGGAGAGCGCGTCGCCCAGGCGTGTGAGCGCACGGGCCAGGAAGGGGCCATCCCTGAGCAGGAAGTACCCCGCGGCGACGGTCGCGCCCGGGCGCTCGTGGAACCGCCGCGCAATTGCGGACAGCCAGTGCCGAGGCACCACCGTATCCGCGTCGGTGCCCGCCAGAATGTCGCCGAGCGCCGCCACGCAGCCGGCCTGCCGGGCGGACGCTATGCCCCGTCGAGGCTCGTGGACCACCCGAGCGCCCCATCGGCGGGCAACGGACGCGGTGCCGTCGGTGCTGGCGTTGTCGGCGACGATGATTTCATACGGGCCGGAATAGTCCTGGTCCCGGAGGGCGCGAAGGCAGCTCCCCAGGTCCGCCTCTTCGTTATAGGCCGGAATGACCACCGAAATAAACACAGGGCCTCCGGATTGCGCTTTTACACGTTCGTACTTTATACTACAGGATTGCCCGTTTGGCTAGATTGCTGGCCGTCCCTCGTATCACCACCCACCTTGTCATTCTGTGGCACAGCGCGCCGGATCTGTGTTGGCGCCAGGATGCCGCCGGAGAGGATCAGCTTGAAGCCTTCGTCCACCGACATGTCTGTCACTATCACCTCGCCCTCAGGGACAATCGCCAGAATGCCGCCGGTGGGCAGCGGAGTTGCGGGTATGAATACGGAGACCAGGACTTCGCCGGAAGGGCCCAGGAACTGCCCGGTGGCGAATCCCACGGCGTAGATACCCTTGCGCGGGTACTCCACCAGGACAACATGCTTGAACGCGGGGGCCTCCCTCCGCGCCACGGCGCTCAGCGCGCTTTTTGACGTCGCGTACAGGGTCCGCACCACGGGCATCCGGTCTATCACGCGCTCGGCGCCGCGCAGCAGACGCTGACCAAAGATATTCGTGGCGACCACTCCCGCCAGATACACAAGGATGGCGGTTGAAACCAGACCCACCCCCGGCACGGGGCGGCCCACCACGGCGGCAATGAGCGGTTGGAGCAGCCCGTCCAGGTTCACAAAGAGGAACTGCAGGACTAAGTACGTGATGACCACTGGGATCAGTACCAGAACACCCGCGATCAGCTTGGCGCGGATGCTGCCCACCACGTGCCCGGCCAGCCACCGCACGCGTATCTTCATAATGCACTAGCCTCCGCAACCACTCGTCGGTATAATGGGCGCTCCAGGGCCACCGTGGCATGCACAGGAGAAGGCGCCGCCATGAATCCACTTGACCTCAAGGCCAGAATTCGCGACATACCGGACTTCCCCACCAAGGGCATCCTCTTCAGAGACATAACGCCGTTGCTGCAGGACCATGCCGCGTTCAAGTACGTCATAGACACCCTGGCGGCCAGGCACCGCGGCCAGCGCATAGACTCTGTTGTGGCCATTGAAGCTCGGGGATACATTTTCGGCGCGCCCCTCGCGTACGCCCTCGGCATCGGGTTCGTCCCCGTCCGAAAGGTCGGCAAGCTGCCCTGGAAGACCCACCGCGTCGAGTACTCCCTGGAGTACGGCTCCAGCGTCATCGAGATGCACCAGGATGCAGTCCGCGCCGGCCAGCGCGTGCTCATTATTGACGACCTGCTGGCCACGGGAGGGACTCTGGCCGCCACGGCCAAGCTGGTCGAACGTTCCGGGGCGCGCGTCGCCGGTATCTCGGTCATCGTAGAGCTCGGCTTCTTGCCGGGCCGCGCCCAGTTGCAGGGCTACGATATCACGTCCCTGGTGGTGTACTAGCCACCGCTCGGCGACGCGATATTAGAACGAGCGACCGCGCCGATAATACCAGTGGCCTCCCGGATTGTCAACGTAGACAACCGCCCCGCGGACCGCGGAGATACACTAGGGCCAGCCCCCTTGCGGGACGTCGGCCAGTGAACACAGGGGAAGAGGCGCACAACGTGCAGCAACGCCCCTTTGAGCTTCCGGACTGGCTGAAGCGCACTCGGCCCATTGAGCAGGCGCGGCGGCCACGGCTGCTCACCGCCTTGGCCGTGTTCTGGATCGTGAGCGGGAGCGTGACGCTGACCGCGGGACTCACGGGGCTGATGGGAGCGCAGTCCTATTTTACCACCAGCGCCATCAAGAGCGTGCTATCGCTGATCGCGGGGGCGCTGTTCGTGGAGTTGGGCCTGGGAGCGTGGAACGGCTGGCCTTGGAGCCGATGGGCGACGGTGGCCATCCATGCGTTGAGCGTGCCCTATCTGCTGCTCCAGCCGTTCAGCCCGCTGGCGATGGTCAGCGTGGCGTGGGCGGCGCTGGTGGTGTGGTACATGACGCGTCCGCGGGTGGGCGCGTACTACCGCCCACAACGGCCGCCCGCCGACGGGGAGCGGCTTACTCCAAGAAGTCCTTGAGCTTCTTGGAGCGGCTGGGGTGACGGAGCTTGCGCAGCGCCTTCGCCTCAATCTGCCGGATGCGTTCCCGCGTGACCCCGAAATCGCGGCC
The DNA window shown above is from Dehalococcoidia bacterium and carries:
- a CDS encoding VTT domain-containing protein, with translation MPDFLRVAADTVAFLLDKGPFALLLLIAVGEIGMPIPVATDGLLLVAGYDGSRVPLVFGMLLLGSLLGASVSYWAVRLGGRPFIRRHGHYVGLTLSRLDGLEMRMQRWGARAVIVGRLTPGLLFVTNAASGLFRIPFATFAVCVVGTAALWGVVVLTVGYALRLGFGATLAAVAREESALWAIPFVLFGLGILVGWLVLRAHLAHKKASVSATSPNETPRSSRVDPQ
- a CDS encoding glycosyltransferase family A protein gives rise to the protein MFISVVIPAYNEEADLGSCLRALRDQDYSGPYEIIVADNASTDGTASVARRWGARVVHEPRRGIASARQAGCVAALGDILAGTDADTVVPRHWLSAIARRFHERPGATVAAGYFLLRDGPFLARALTRLGDALSPVLAWCVPSAWNFCGNNYAVRADAFRAVGGFNVALRYGEDVDLCLRLRRLGRVVYAPEMRVTTSGRGYMRSLWRSTGVYCTDYVWRILSYQLGLDSAAAGRSHALRLSGLAVAMVALMTASLWATSSAPPPAAPTPAAPPASFPTQVVTREAVARMLETYQARVSGLGSLIAPALKRQG
- a CDS encoding DUF502 domain-containing protein gives rise to the protein MKIRVRWLAGHVVGSIRAKLIAGVLVLIPVVITYLVLQFLFVNLDGLLQPLIAAVVGRPVPGVGLVSTAILVYLAGVVATNIFGQRLLRGAERVIDRMPVVRTLYATSKSALSAVARREAPAFKHVVLVEYPRKGIYAVGFATGQFLGPSGEVLVSVFIPATPLPTGGILAIVPEGEVIVTDMSVDEGFKLILSGGILAPTQIRRAVPQNDKVGGDTRDGQQSSQTGNPVV
- a CDS encoding adenine phosphoribosyltransferase — its product is MNPLDLKARIRDIPDFPTKGILFRDITPLLQDHAAFKYVIDTLAARHRGQRIDSVVAIEARGYIFGAPLAYALGIGFVPVRKVGKLPWKTHRVEYSLEYGSSVIEMHQDAVRAGQRVLIIDDLLATGGTLAATAKLVERSGARVAGISVIVELGFLPGRAQLQGYDITSLVVY